The genomic stretch tattaaaatctattaaatccAAGTGTGGGAATAAAAGTTAATGTCGTTACGCAGTTTAACTAATAACAGTTGTACATATAGCTAACAAGGAAGAGCTACGATGAGCTAATGCTAAAGCTAGTTTTCGACATGAAcagaggaaataataataataaaaaacaaagctaaatataaaaatacagaataataccAGATATGTGGTGTATTAGCGGTGTTAAGTTACAACTGTGTTACATTTCATGTCGTTTatatgatgtagttagcgaaaGAATAACAAGAACATAGCCGCCTAGGGCCGAAGCTCAAACCGCTCCATTCTCCCTATTTAAGCGCACTTGATTTGTAGTGCACATACTGCGTTCCAGTGACCTACCTAGTGCACTACATGTCAATACGAAACACAGCCACGAGACCCGTTAGCTAGCGCTGTATTGTCTGGGTAAGAATCGCTCCGTCATCGTTTACACTCAACAGACGCGTTGTTCCTTATCGTATTTTATATTCGTATGAAAATATCGATGTATAAAGGATTTAAACGTGTAGAAGTCCTTGTTTTTCACATAAGAACAAAGTACCAAGTAAAAACACTTACCTTGGAGTTTGTGTCCGTTAAAAGCAGTGGATAGATAACAGTAGTGATGTTACCGGTGGCACTGAAGCTCCGAGTCGTGTCACAAAAATGAACCGATTTTCAGTGAAGCTTGATTCGTTCTGGCAAAAATCACGCGAGCAAAATGACGTCCGAAGCTTCGTTTCAGATGTTCCTCATGACTCATTTATTTCCCAGAATAACGAGATGTGTGAAGCAGCAAGAATTCAGTCAAACCTCAAACCAACAAGTAGAAGGTTAGATCTCGTGGTGCTTTGTGTCCTGGACCCACTAAAAACATGAAGCTGCACTTTTAATCCTTTACGTCCAGAAAAATCTTTCAGGAGGCCGAGATTACACGAGGAACCTTTGGGACATGAAAATCTCTTATGACACGTGGAAGAAACGTGCAGCTGAGTAAAAATGGTTCAGTGTTAAATGTTTCACATCAGTGGCTCCCAGAACACaaagacttattttttttttacaggttaCACACtcgtttatgtatgtatgtatgtatgtatatatatatatatatatatttattacacacatatacatacataaatacatattacacacacacacacacacacatatatataaactaaagTACCATGATCTCAGGGCAGTTTTACACCtggcagcagtgtgtgtgtgtgtgtgtgtgtgtgtgtgtgtgtgtgtgtgtgtgtgtgtgagagagagagagaaggtaaaTGAGATTCTTGCTCCACTGTCTACAGTTTATTGTGAATGGTATAAACATCTGTACAGACAAATGGTTGAGCAGCTGTTTATTTGGCTGCCTGCTGCTTGGCGATCTTCTTCAGTCCCTTCTTATTGTGTTTCTTGGCAAAGCGCATGTTCTTCAGAAACTTAGGGTCCAcctgcagagagacagaaaaatgtgTTAGAACATTCCTGGTGCTCTggtgctgtaacacacacacacacacacacacacacacacacacacacacacacaccactttctTTAATGTTTCCAGATTCACTTCAGGaaacaatttgtgtgtgtgtgtgtgtgtgtgtgtgtgtgtgtgtgtacgtacaggACTAAATGAAATCTTCAGTTTTACTTTAATCATGTTTGTAAAAGCACTGAGCAGATCTCACTGTTAAATTACAGGAAGTTACATCATCTAAACTCAAGCCtctggtttaaaaacaaaagaaactcCAGCTTAAAGTTACATCTCTGAACCTCCATAAAGGAGCCGTTATCTCAccttcctctgtctctgtgattgattaaataaaataataccatAATCTCTCTGACACAGCGCTCAAAAGTTTGTGCTCCCTTTAGAAGCTGCTGTACAGAACAGTGAAGAATCCATCATTAAAGATGCGTTCACAAGCACAGTGTTAACTTATATTCCATCTCGTgaccttcgttcttctgaaactgttcctttaactcgTTTATGATCGATGGGAGTTACGGCTTTCTCTTCACTAGCGCCAAAACTGTGGAATTCTTTACCAACTGAGAAGGAAAGCAAAATCTCttggcatttttaaatctcagcttaaaacaatttttttaggCTAGCTATTAATTGACtgattgtaattttacattgtgcttattttatagtctattgtgtgtttttattttatttgcttttgtaaaaCGCTTTGAGATGTACTTTTAAAGGTACATCTGTTTTAAGGACGTGATAGTCCAGGCGCTGGGTTCCTAAGcggaaggtcggggttcaaggccacaagctgctgagacatcaacgttgggtccttgaaaaaggcccttaacctcacgaTGGCTGACCCTTcactctgaccccaggctcataatagcttgggatatgcgaaaaagATAGAGGGGCAGTTGAGGCTCTGGGTTTTGATCGGAGGATATGGGTTCATGgtccagcacagccaagctgccactgcccttgagcaaggccctcaaccctccctgctccaggggcactgtatcatagctgcccctgcactctgaccccaacctcctcagttgaagtatgtgaagaaaagaactccactgtgctgtaatgtacatgtggttgtgataaaggcttctatgccccgccCCCTAATTCAGGTTATTATATAACAGAACCCAGGTGTCTGTTCTCCCCTCAGTGAGGTTCTTTTCACAGATCACTCGCTGGTCTGAGAGCCACAGTGTGAGTTCAGGGTCAGTCTGCTTCACAGTGAACTCCAAGGGGAAAGTGAATCGACTCACTGTTAGAAGTAAACACGGTGTTTGTGTGATGATCACAATGACTCACTTCTACTCACACTTTAAGATTTAAAAGGTttactacagttttttttcctcactgctggATTTATAAAAAGGACTTCACATCGATTCAGACGTGACCCAGAGAGACGGCGCTGAAATTCTgaagcacacacaaaaattcAGACCCTGTTTGTGGGTGGAGTTTCTGAGGCATGTGATGGAGTAGGGTTGTTATCAGACAGTCTGATTATCTTCATGTCTGATAGATCACTTCTGTGGTGTCTCATAAATAAACTTATAGCTTCACATCTTTAACTGAATCACAGATTTAAAAACACAAGCTCACCCCCTTTAGAGACTCATAG from Tachysurus fulvidraco isolate hzauxx_2018 chromosome 2, HZAU_PFXX_2.0, whole genome shotgun sequence encodes the following:
- the rpl29 gene encoding 60S ribosomal protein L29, with product MAKSKNHTTHNQSRKWHRNGIKKPRSHRYESLKGVDPKFLKNMRFAKKHNKKGLKKIAKQQAAK